AGCCTTGAAACACGTGAATTGGGTCCAAAAGGACGCCGCCGACCTTCTGGGTATCAGCCGAAGGGCGATGCACTACAAAGTACGGAAATATGGGATTGATATTCCCAAGCGAGGAGAGAAGTTCTGAGCCACGATCAAGGAGCGCAAGAGCCGTTGAGCAGGAATGGAGCAGTCAGAAACAGGAGACTATGAAGGCAATCACCGACCCCCAAAAGGCATCCCGGAGAGCCCCCCGACATTTCCTTTGAGTTGCAGCAAACTATGACTTGCTGTCCGGCAGGGTGACGTTGAACTCCAGGACTTCGCAATCACCGTCACGGTTCACGTCCACGTTGATGTTTTCCAACTCAACATGGACGTATTTCTGGACCACAAGCAGAATTTCCTGGCGCAACTTGGGGAGAAAATCGTAACCCGAGTTTTGGGCGCGTTCATGGGCCACGATGATCTGCAAGCGGTTCTTGGCGACCTGGGCCGTGGCTTTTTTAGATCGAAAATAACTGAAAATACCCATCTCAGCCTCCCAGCAATCGCGAAAAGAAACCCTTTTTCACCGGCTTGATAAACCGCTGGGAAACTTCCTCCCCAAGCAATCTGGACACGGCGTCGCCGTAAGCTTGGCCGGCGTCGCTGGCTTCGTCCAGGATGACCGGCTCGCCGGAGTTGGAGGCTGTCAGAACTGCCTTGGACTCCGGAATAACCCCCAGCAGGGGGATGGCCAAAATTTCCTGAACGTCTTCCACGCTGAGCATGTCGCCGCGCTGGACACGATCGGGATCATAGCGGGTCAGCAGGAGATGCTCCTTGACCAC
This is a stretch of genomic DNA from Desulfonatronum thioautotrophicum. It encodes these proteins:
- the minE gene encoding cell division topological specificity factor MinE, with the translated sequence MGIFSYFRSKKATAQVAKNRLQIIVAHERAQNSGYDFLPKLRQEILLVVQKYVHVELENINVDVNRDGDCEVLEFNVTLPDSKS